In Desulfomonile tiedjei DSM 6799, a genomic segment contains:
- the atpD gene encoding F0F1 ATP synthase subunit beta — protein sequence MNEGKIVQVIGPVVDVEFPENQLPAIFNGLFITNPSINDQPDNLVVEVAQHLGDNIVRTIAMETTDGLVRGMIAKDTGAPITVPVGKGVLGRIMNVVGRPVDEAGAIVTEESRPIHRPAPSFDEQVTQISIQETGIKVVDLIAPFMRGGKIGFFGGAGVGKTVFMMEIINNIAKQFGGTSVFAGVGERSREGNDLYLEMGGTLPGQPKREGEKVLDRAALIYGQMNEPPGARARVALTALTVAEYFRDEMGMDVMLFVDNIFRFTQAGSEVSALLGRMPSAVGYQPTLGTDMGELQERICSTKNGSITAVECIYVPADDLTDPAPATTFAHLDGTVVLSRQVAELGIYPAVDPLDSTSRILDPRVLGEEHYQVARKIQLVLQRYKDLQDIIAILGMDELSEDDKLVVGRARKIQRFLSQPFFVAQEFTGTPGKYVKIEDTVAGFKEIVDGKLDHLPEQAFYMVGDINEVKAKAEKLAAAAA from the coding sequence ATGAATGAGGGAAAAATCGTTCAGGTAATCGGCCCGGTCGTCGACGTGGAATTTCCGGAGAATCAGCTTCCGGCGATCTTCAACGGCCTTTTCATCACCAACCCAAGCATCAACGATCAGCCTGACAACCTGGTGGTTGAAGTTGCCCAGCACCTCGGGGACAACATCGTGCGTACCATCGCGATGGAAACCACCGATGGTCTGGTCCGCGGCATGATCGCCAAAGACACGGGCGCCCCTATTACGGTTCCAGTGGGAAAGGGTGTTCTTGGCCGGATCATGAACGTTGTGGGTCGTCCGGTGGATGAAGCAGGCGCCATCGTCACGGAAGAGTCCAGGCCGATTCACAGACCGGCTCCCTCCTTTGACGAGCAGGTCACTCAGATTTCCATCCAGGAAACTGGGATCAAAGTCGTCGATCTCATCGCCCCGTTCATGCGAGGAGGCAAGATCGGCTTCTTCGGCGGAGCAGGCGTGGGGAAGACGGTCTTCATGATGGAAATCATCAATAACATCGCGAAGCAGTTCGGTGGAACTTCCGTGTTCGCAGGTGTCGGTGAGCGTTCCCGTGAAGGAAACGACCTGTACCTGGAAATGGGCGGCACCCTTCCCGGACAGCCGAAGCGTGAGGGCGAAAAAGTTCTCGATCGTGCGGCTCTGATTTACGGTCAGATGAACGAGCCCCCCGGAGCACGCGCTCGTGTGGCTTTGACCGCCCTGACAGTCGCAGAGTATTTCCGTGATGAAATGGGAATGGACGTTATGTTGTTCGTCGACAACATTTTCCGTTTCACCCAGGCAGGTTCGGAAGTTTCCGCCCTTCTCGGGCGCATGCCTTCCGCAGTCGGTTATCAGCCTACTCTGGGAACGGACATGGGCGAGCTTCAGGAACGAATCTGCTCGACAAAGAACGGTTCGATCACGGCAGTCGAATGTATCTACGTTCCTGCGGACGACCTTACGGACCCCGCTCCTGCCACAACCTTCGCTCACTTGGACGGAACAGTCGTTCTCTCCCGTCAGGTGGCAGAGCTCGGTATTTATCCGGCAGTCGATCCGCTGGACTCCACATCAAGGATTCTCGATCCTCGCGTCCTGGGTGAAGAGCATTACCAGGTGGCTCGTAAGATCCAGTTGGTTCTGCAGAGATACAAAGACCTCCAGGATATCATCGCGATTCTCGGTATGGACGAATTGTCGGAAGACGACAAACTGGTCGTCGGACGCGCCCGCAAGATCCAGAGATTCCTGTCGCAGCCCTTCTTCGTGGCGCAGGAATTCACAGGCACACCGGGCAAATACGTCAAGATCGAGGATACTGTCGCAGGATTCAAGGAGATCGTGGACGGCAAACTGGATCATCTCCCCGAACAAGCATTCTACATGGTGGGAGACATTAACGAAGTGAAGGCAAAAGCGGAGAAACTGGCAGCCGCAGCAGCCTGA
- the atpC gene encoding ATP synthase F1 subunit epsilon — translation MSDKLFKVQVVTPTGVVLDKEVEEIVAPGIMGEFGVLIGHTPMLTFIKPGIFSYLENDRFVKFAVGAGFCEVLKDSVSVLVDEAYRAEDINTSDVQADIQNLERQLAELDQAADPEGFKRISDKLKVARVKSSLTA, via the coding sequence ATGTCGGATAAACTATTCAAAGTCCAAGTGGTCACTCCGACCGGGGTAGTGCTTGATAAAGAGGTCGAAGAGATAGTGGCTCCGGGAATAATGGGAGAGTTCGGTGTTTTGATCGGTCATACACCCATGCTCACATTCATCAAACCGGGAATTTTCTCTTACCTTGAGAACGATCGATTCGTAAAATTCGCAGTTGGTGCCGGTTTTTGTGAAGTGCTCAAAGATTCGGTGTCGGTCCTGGTGGACGAAGCTTATCGAGCCGAAGACATCAACACAAGTGATGTCCAGGCCGATATCCAGAATCTTGAACGCCAACTGGCGGAATTGGATCAAGCAGCGGATCCCGAAGGATTCAAAAGAATCTCCGATAAACTGAAAGTTGCACGCGTGAAGAGTAGCCTCACGGCGTAA
- the atpG gene encoding ATP synthase F1 subunit gamma, with protein sequence MANLRDIRKRIASVKNTQKITNAMKMVSAAKLRRAEESIKAARPYSERMREVLLSLAARVNPAVHPLLQMREPKKVLLILVTADRGLCGAFNANLSRRAEAFSKEMASKGVQVALITVGRKGNDYFRRRNIEIAEKFVNVMNSVNYELAGDVVSIATEKFASGEYDEVYILYNSFRTAVTQILTLRKLLPVTPEEEGGKRRREYLYEPSEDELLSAILPRYVQVQVFTGLLDSVASEHGARMTAMEAATTNADEMIYKLTLKLNRLRQESITTELMEIVGGAEALKG encoded by the coding sequence ATGGCAAACCTCCGAGATATTCGTAAACGCATAGCCAGTGTCAAGAACACGCAGAAAATAACCAATGCCATGAAGATGGTGTCTGCGGCCAAGCTCAGGCGTGCTGAGGAATCCATCAAGGCAGCCCGACCGTATTCGGAACGGATGCGAGAGGTTCTTCTTTCCCTGGCAGCCCGTGTGAATCCCGCAGTCCATCCATTGCTGCAGATGAGGGAGCCCAAGAAGGTCTTGCTCATCCTGGTAACTGCCGACAGGGGCCTCTGCGGAGCGTTCAACGCAAACTTGAGCCGTCGGGCGGAAGCGTTCAGTAAAGAAATGGCTTCCAAGGGCGTGCAAGTTGCACTGATAACTGTCGGTCGTAAAGGCAACGATTATTTCCGCCGACGCAACATCGAGATAGCGGAAAAATTCGTCAATGTCATGAACAGCGTGAATTATGAGCTGGCGGGCGATGTCGTATCCATAGCCACAGAGAAGTTTGCTTCGGGCGAATACGACGAAGTATATATCCTGTACAATAGTTTTCGCACAGCCGTCACCCAGATCCTGACCCTCAGGAAACTCCTCCCGGTAACTCCTGAAGAGGAAGGTGGGAAACGTCGGAGAGAATACCTGTACGAACCCTCGGAGGACGAATTGCTTTCTGCGATTCTTCCCCGTTACGTACAAGTTCAGGTCTTCACCGGACTTCTCGATTCTGTGGCCAGTGAGCACGGCGCGAGAATGACTGCTATGGAAGCTGCAACAACTAATGCGGATGAGATGATATACAAGCTGACTTTGAAGCTCAACCGCCTCCGTCAGGAATCTATTACAACGGAACTCATGGAGATTGTCGGCGGGGCCGAGGCGCTGAAAGGCTGA